One region of Gossypium raimondii isolate GPD5lz chromosome 6, ASM2569854v1, whole genome shotgun sequence genomic DNA includes:
- the LOC105771715 gene encoding receptor-like protein 13 codes for MSYRLSTELEGLQNLEELDFVASKGVFHNETTSLLQVVEACSPAKTLFLNNNYLTKITSSQGWCGLRKLEELDLSGNALDGSIPSCFRNLTSLDLLDISSNRIENNTRLQQFLMQGNSFKGPLQLPKHVNVNMFQVDMSGNKMQGQIPMNIGSMFPHLQILNLSRNVFEGNVPPCLGGLKSLSSLDLSYNNFSGGILEELVKSGSLLTLRLSSNNFEWGNTTYNILSDNHLSGELPKWIWNVPNLEALDFSNNNFYGHIPLEFCNLGLLRFLDLSQNNLCGSVQVIDIPVAMWRNKYCLRQRKDSTHIQATFLSMSGIDVSCNMLTGPIPPELGNLSELHSLNLSHNSLIGFKPSSFSKLEQIESLDLSRNKLSGIIPIQLMELNSLAVFNVLYDDRGGAICAERVSCGGYWQMLLWLNLQRLTKAATWEILFFVDLQSMKVAVELVCPTTPNASSSEEESGFMHKHAFLVSFLASYLIVLTTIGAVLYINPYWQRRWFYFIEQCINTCHNFIVDNVSEEARSPMPSWFPFVSHCLISDLF; via the exons atgagTTATCGACTCTCCACAGAACTAGAAGGTTTACAGAATTTAGAGGAATTGGATTTCGTGGCTTCTAAAG GGGTTTTTCACAATGAAACTACATCGCTATTACAAGTGGTGGAGGCTTGCTCACCAGCCAAGACCCTGTTTTTGAACAACAATTACTTAACCAAGATTACTTCCTCTCAAG GTTGGTGTGGTTTACGGAAGCTGGAAGAGTTAGATCTTAGTGGAAATGCACTTGACGGGTCAATTCCTTCATGTTTCCGTAACTTGACTTCTCTTGATCTACTGGATATTTCAAGCAATCGTATTGAA AACAATACAAGGTTACAACAGTTTCTCATGCAAGGTAATTCCTTCAAGGGTCCTCTACAGTTACCAAAACATGTTAACGTTAACATGTTTCAAGTTGATATGTCTGGGAATAAAATGCAAGGCCAAATTCCAATGAACATAGGCTCCATGTTTCCGCATCTACAGATCTTAAACTTGTCTAGGAATGTCTTTGAAGGTAATGTTCCTCCATGCCTAGGTGGTTTGAAGTCTTTATCTTCATTAGATctatcatataataatttttctggAGGAATACTGGAGGAATTAGTTAAGAGTGGCTCATTGTTGACTCTCAGACTTTCAAGTAATAACTTTGAGTGGGGAAATACCACCTACAAT ATTTTAAGTGATAACCATTTGTCTGGTGAGCTCCCAAAATGGATATGGAATGTGCCAAACTTGGAGGCATTggatttttccaacaataaTTTCTATGGTCACATTCCTCTTGAATTCTGCAATTTGGGTTTGCTTAGATTTTTAGACCTTTCTCAGAACAATCTTTGTGGTTCT GTTCAAGTCATCGATATCCCGGTAGCTATGTGGAGGAACAAGTACTGTTTACGACAAAGAAAGGATAGTACTCATATTCAGGCAACCTTCTTGAGTATGTCTGGAATTGATGTATCTTGCAACATGCTAACAGGTCCAATTCCACCAGAACTAGGAAACTTGAGTGAGCTCCATTCATTAAACTTGTCCCACAACAGTTTGATTGGATTTAAACCCTCATCGTTCTCAAAGCTCGAGCAAATTGAGAGTTTGGACCTTTCTCGTAACAAGTTAAGCGGCATAATCCCCATCCAGTTGATGGAGTTGAATTCTCTGGCAGTTTTCAATGTGTT GTACGACGATCGTGGAGGCGCGATTTGTGCGGAGAGGGTGAGCTGCGGCGGCTATTGGCAAATGCTGCTATG GCTCAATTTGCAACGTTTGACGAAAGCAGCTACTTGGGAAATCCTTTTCTTTGTGGACCTCCAAAGCAtgaaagttgcagtggaactgGTTTGCCCAACAACACCAAATGCCTCTAGCAGTGAAGAAGAAAGCGGTTTTATGCACAAGCATGCCTTCCTTGTGTCCTTTTTGGCTTCTTACCTAATCGTGTTAACGACAATTGGTGCCGTCCTATACATAAATCCTTACTGGCAACGAAGATGGTTTTATTTCATCGAGCAGTGCATCAACACTTGCCACAATTTCATTGTGGACAATGTTTCAGAAGAAGCTCGTAGCCCAATGCCTTCGTGGTTTCCTTTTGTTTCTCATTGTTTAATTAGTGATCTTTTCTAA